The following proteins are co-located in the Pontiella desulfatans genome:
- a CDS encoding outer membrane protein has product MFKKITVLFAMIATTSIAQAEGTYAGGAVNYLNINDANDAGFSIEGFVGMSLAEALRGEFALSADQAEFGSKKVRMVDIFANLYYDFKLESKVNPYVLGGIGYGSAATGDWFSSSSRDGNLLGQVGAGIAFPVSKQVMLDFKYRYQFSSDYYLPNTRTFQLTGHSLGLGFRYSF; this is encoded by the coding sequence ATGTTTAAAAAAATCACAGTACTATTCGCCATGATCGCTACAACATCAATCGCCCAGGCCGAAGGTACCTACGCGGGCGGTGCAGTAAACTACCTCAATATAAATGATGCCAATGATGCCGGCTTCTCTATTGAGGGATTCGTCGGGATGTCCCTTGCCGAAGCCCTGCGCGGCGAATTTGCACTAAGTGCGGATCAAGCGGAATTCGGGTCTAAAAAGGTCAGAATGGTGGACATTTTCGCGAACCTGTATTACGACTTTAAACTGGAAAGCAAAGTAAATCCCTACGTACTGGGAGGCATCGGGTATGGAAGCGCCGCCACCGGAGATTGGTTTAGTTCTTCCTCGCGTGATGGAAACCTCCTCGGCCAGGTCGGAGCTGGAATCGCCTTCCCGGTCAGCAAACAGGTCATGTTGGATTTTAAATACCGCTATCAGTTCAGCAGTGATTACTATCTACCGAATACGCGCACTTTCCAGCTGACAGGACATTCGTTGGGTCTTGGATTCCGCTATTCATTCTAA
- a CDS encoding metallophosphoesterase family protein, which translates to MKTIKRIPSSACIMGLALACIILQVGCSTPGNTSGTAEFQYDRVALPDVKPWSADNFQNDPDNFQFAIIGDRTGGANAQETFRLAIGQINLLQPEFVINVGDIIEGYSDDKAELNAEWDEVDGMLAQLEMPFFRTPGNHDIANTTAQEVWCERHGASYYHFVYKNTLFMVLDSEDPPREAPEGIKEKLELYNRLQTEDPAKAKAMLAEFMSDESVVAALGKSVEFVGAQMDWIKQTLADHPDVRWTFLFLHEPAWENPADSFKAIQELLKNRGHTFFAGHLHYYDYDEIDGHEHITMGPAGASFHHEGPGNVDHLMWVTMTEDGPQMGNIALKGIFDRKGLDPSLFGAYDRKGAVADESKK; encoded by the coding sequence ATGAAGACGATAAAAAGAATACCCAGCTCGGCCTGCATCATGGGTTTAGCGCTAGCGTGTATAATCCTGCAAGTCGGATGCAGTACACCCGGGAACACGTCCGGAACTGCCGAATTCCAATATGATCGTGTTGCGTTGCCGGATGTGAAGCCGTGGAGCGCGGATAACTTCCAGAACGACCCCGATAACTTTCAGTTCGCCATCATCGGCGACCGCACCGGGGGCGCCAATGCCCAGGAGACATTCCGGCTCGCCATAGGACAGATAAATCTACTGCAACCTGAGTTTGTCATCAACGTGGGAGATATCATCGAAGGCTACAGCGACGACAAGGCGGAGCTGAATGCCGAATGGGATGAAGTTGACGGCATGCTTGCCCAACTGGAGATGCCTTTTTTCCGAACGCCTGGAAACCACGATATTGCAAATACAACCGCGCAGGAAGTATGGTGCGAACGACACGGCGCCTCCTATTATCACTTCGTCTACAAGAACACTTTGTTTATGGTCCTCGACAGCGAAGATCCGCCCCGCGAGGCCCCCGAGGGCATTAAGGAAAAGCTCGAGCTATACAACAGGCTGCAGACCGAAGACCCGGCGAAGGCGAAGGCGATGCTGGCTGAGTTCATGTCGGATGAATCCGTGGTCGCCGCACTCGGAAAGTCCGTCGAGTTTGTCGGGGCGCAAATGGATTGGATCAAACAAACGCTCGCCGACCACCCAGATGTGCGCTGGACCTTCCTGTTCCTTCATGAGCCGGCATGGGAAAATCCGGCGGATAGTTTCAAAGCGATTCAAGAGTTGCTGAAGAACCGGGGCCACACCTTTTTTGCAGGTCATCTGCACTATTACGACTACGATGAAATTGACGGTCACGAACACATTACCATGGGCCCTGCCGGCGCCTCCTTTCATCACGAAGGTCCCGGCAATGTGGATCATCTCATGTGGGTGACCATGACAGAGGACGGCCCGCAGATGGGGAATATTGCGCTTAAGGGCATCTTCGATCGCAAAGGCCTCGATCCCTCGCTCTTTGGAGCCTACGACCGCAAAGGTGCGGTGGCGGATGAATCGAAAAAATAA
- a CDS encoding site-specific integrase, whose protein sequence is MKLGTGFYLVDHRLIAVAMAALLAVSDLLREVIRTHRNNGSEYVFPELADQYGRNPKMLTARLRKVLARIGYYENGTDQTMLVDEYDRHDLMQRAETHFYSIVTDQKREKSRQMLRAYLDGKSLCKSADFVGISKATASAYLNEIEKATGVAFIRGKKRKPESSSAPKLGSVHAEREQGMRRASIRDFHSFRTTWITLALCSGIPFELVQQVTGHATAEIVMEHYFKPQRAQLKQAIQRSMPSMLTSAVATPAEKAAEVLRTANATNWKATIGKALEILEGIP, encoded by the coding sequence ATGAAACTCGGCACCGGCTTTTACCTAGTGGACCACCGGTTGATCGCTGTGGCCATGGCCGCACTGCTCGCGGTATCCGATTTGTTGCGTGAGGTGATTCGGACCCATCGTAATAATGGATCGGAATATGTATTCCCCGAGCTGGCGGATCAATACGGGCGAAATCCCAAAATGCTGACCGCCCGTCTCCGGAAAGTGTTGGCAAGGATCGGCTATTATGAAAATGGAACGGATCAGACCATGCTGGTCGATGAATATGATCGTCACGATCTTATGCAACGTGCGGAGACACACTTTTATTCGATTGTAACCGATCAGAAGCGAGAAAAATCCCGACAGATGCTCCGTGCCTACTTAGATGGGAAGTCGCTGTGTAAATCAGCCGACTTTGTGGGGATCAGTAAAGCAACGGCATCGGCCTATTTGAACGAAATTGAAAAGGCGACAGGTGTAGCTTTTATCCGGGGCAAAAAACGAAAGCCGGAAAGCAGCAGTGCACCTAAATTGGGCAGTGTTCATGCGGAGCGCGAACAGGGGATGCGAAGGGCATCCATCCGCGATTTCCATTCCTTTCGCACCACCTGGATCACGCTGGCGCTTTGTTCCGGTATTCCGTTTGAGCTGGTACAGCAGGTAACCGGGCATGCCACGGCTGAGATTGTCATGGAGCACTATTTCAAGCCCCAGCGTGCCCAATTAAAGCAAGCCATCCAGCGCAGTATGCCAAGTATGCTTACTTCCGCAGTCGCTACCCCCGCCGAAAAAGCCGCCGAGGTATTGCGAACAGCCAACGCGACAAACTGGAAAGCGACCATCGGGAAAGCTCTTGAGATATTGGAAGGGATACCGTAG
- the istB gene encoding IS21-like element helper ATPase IstB, giving the protein MSAQTSSHVLLEHYLKTLKLRSILREHRKMASVCPAERADYSTYLLRLIEQEILDREQRAAERRPKSARFPVVKTLDSFRFEEQPSINQPLVRELAHGEFIKERENVLLIGNSGTGKTHLATALAFAACQMGFKVRFFGVTALVTQLLERREERQLDRFFKQLERSDLLVLDELGYVPFSKMGAELLFEVVSRAYERTSLVVTTNLPFESWTEVMGSQRLTGALLDRLTHRVHILEANGESFRLQDSLRRRGQRQKTKKP; this is encoded by the coding sequence ATGAGTGCACAGACCTCGTCACACGTACTGCTGGAGCACTACCTCAAAACGCTCAAGCTGCGAAGTATCCTGAGGGAGCACCGCAAGATGGCCTCGGTCTGCCCAGCCGAACGGGCCGATTACTCGACCTATTTGCTGCGGCTCATCGAACAGGAGATCCTCGACCGGGAACAACGGGCCGCCGAACGCCGACCCAAGTCCGCCCGTTTCCCCGTTGTGAAAACCCTCGACAGCTTCCGGTTCGAGGAGCAGCCCTCGATCAACCAGCCTTTGGTGAGGGAACTAGCCCATGGCGAGTTTATCAAGGAGCGGGAGAACGTGCTGCTGATCGGCAACAGCGGAACCGGAAAAACCCACCTCGCCACCGCCCTGGCCTTCGCCGCCTGCCAGATGGGCTTCAAGGTGCGGTTCTTCGGCGTCACCGCCCTGGTCACGCAGTTGCTCGAACGCCGGGAGGAAAGGCAGCTTGACCGGTTCTTCAAGCAACTCGAGCGCTCCGACCTGCTCGTTCTCGATGAACTCGGCTACGTTCCGTTCTCCAAAATGGGGGCCGAACTGCTCTTCGAGGTCGTCAGTCGGGCCTACGAGCGCACCAGCCTCGTGGTGACCACCAACCTGCCCTTCGAATCGTGGACGGAGGTGATGGGCTCCCAGCGGCTTACCGGAGCCTTGCTCGACCGCCTGACCCACCGGGTCCATATCCTCGAGGCCAATGGTGAAAGCTTCAGGTTGCAGGACTCATTGCGCCGCCGGGGACAGCGGCAGAAAACAAAGAAACCGTAG
- the istA gene encoding IS21 family transposase: MQWWTDIRRKVLVEGVSKRQVKAEYRIHTKTLEKILAHPKPPGYRMAQPRPKPMIGPFLGRIDEILRQDRELPKKQRHTAKRIFDRLKEEGYTGGYTQVKDAVRNARVRLKDVYIPLAHRPGEAQMDFGYALAKINGQLRKVAFFVMSLPYSDAVYVQAYEKICTEVFWDGHVRAFTFFDGVPCRISYDNERVMVAKVMKRHQRKLTDGFLQLQSHYLFKEHFCNVARGNEKGVVESMVRYTRSNFMVPVPEVRSFDELNRMLEERCREELGRKLRGKDGTKGQLLADERGRFIDLPVVPFESCRVRTCTASSLSLVRFDGNDYSVPVRYAHYETVVKGYIDRIVVCRGDECIAEHPRLWGKAGVHFNPVHYLALLERKPGGLDHARPLEDWKLPSCFRDLRSRLEADLDGEGTREYIKVLRLLEKHSPKELARAVEQGLRCGASSRDAIAQFLIPRPEWRCTRFNLDGHEHLRHVQVASADVADYNRLLGQEVGA; this comes from the coding sequence ATGCAATGGTGGACCGATATCAGACGAAAGGTGCTTGTTGAAGGCGTCAGCAAGCGACAGGTTAAGGCCGAGTACAGGATTCACACCAAGACGCTGGAGAAGATTCTGGCGCACCCCAAGCCTCCGGGATACCGGATGGCCCAGCCGAGGCCGAAGCCCATGATCGGGCCGTTTCTCGGTCGGATCGACGAGATTCTCCGGCAGGACCGGGAGTTGCCAAAAAAGCAACGGCATACGGCCAAGCGGATTTTTGATCGCCTGAAAGAGGAAGGATACACCGGCGGGTATACGCAGGTGAAAGATGCCGTGCGCAACGCCCGGGTGCGTCTGAAGGATGTCTACATTCCGCTGGCCCATCGGCCCGGAGAGGCGCAGATGGATTTCGGCTATGCCCTCGCTAAAATAAACGGCCAGCTTCGGAAGGTCGCATTTTTTGTGATGAGCCTGCCGTATTCGGATGCGGTTTATGTGCAGGCCTACGAAAAGATCTGCACGGAGGTTTTCTGGGATGGGCATGTGAGGGCCTTCACCTTTTTCGATGGCGTACCCTGCCGTATCAGCTACGACAACGAGCGGGTGATGGTGGCCAAGGTGATGAAGCGCCACCAACGCAAGCTCACCGACGGGTTCCTCCAGCTCCAGAGCCACTATCTGTTCAAGGAACACTTCTGCAACGTGGCCCGAGGTAACGAAAAGGGCGTGGTCGAATCGATGGTGCGCTATACTCGTTCCAACTTCATGGTTCCGGTGCCGGAGGTTCGTAGCTTTGATGAGCTCAACCGCATGCTTGAAGAGCGTTGCCGGGAGGAGCTTGGGCGTAAACTGCGGGGCAAGGACGGAACGAAGGGGCAGTTGCTGGCCGATGAGCGTGGCCGTTTTATTGATCTGCCGGTCGTGCCGTTCGAGTCCTGCCGGGTGCGAACCTGCACCGCCAGCTCCTTGTCGCTCGTGCGTTTCGACGGCAACGATTATTCGGTGCCCGTGCGCTACGCCCACTACGAAACGGTGGTCAAGGGCTATATCGACCGGATTGTGGTCTGCCGGGGCGATGAATGCATCGCCGAACATCCCCGGTTGTGGGGCAAGGCCGGCGTCCATTTCAACCCCGTGCACTATCTCGCACTGCTCGAACGCAAGCCCGGCGGGCTCGACCACGCCCGGCCATTGGAAGACTGGAAACTGCCATCCTGCTTTCGGGATCTGCGCAGCAGGCTGGAGGCCGATCTCGATGGCGAAGGAACCCGGGAGTACATCAAGGTGCTGCGTCTGCTCGAAAAGCATTCACCCAAGGAACTGGCCCGGGCCGTTGAGCAGGGGCTGCGTTGCGGGGCCTCCTCCCGAGACGCCATTGCCCAGTTCCTCATTCCCCGGCCGGAATGGCGATGCACCCGGTTCAACCTGGATGGACACGAGCATCTACGCCACGTGCAGGTCGCCAGCGCAGATGTGGCCGATTACAATCGCCTGCTCGGACAGGAGGTGGGCGCATGA
- a CDS encoding Fic family protein — protein sequence MKRDLQGRFVPVSTVGEKVEAFLPSPLPPDPPIDWTPELRGKFDKALLALGRLDSVSVLLPETSLFIYTYIRKEAVLSSQIEGTQSSLSDLLLFELEQQPGVPMDDVQEVSNYVTALNHGLARLEEGFPLSLRLIREMHNELLSKGRGSEKQPGEFRRSQNWIGGTRPGNAIFVPPSPENVQECMGALELFLHDQPAHTPTLLKAALAHVQFETIHPFLDGNGRLGRLLITLLLCADKVLKAPMLYLSLYFKTHRQRYYDLLNEIRQTGDWEAWLDFFADAVIETATQAVDTVQRLLALAETDRRRIQELGRISGSVQVTHHAMMERPIASPVWLRDKTGLSLTTIGTSLERLEGLGIVKELTGQKRNRLYAYTQYISIMNQGTEL from the coding sequence ATGAAGAGAGATTTACAGGGCAGGTTTGTACCTGTTTCGACGGTAGGCGAAAAGGTGGAGGCTTTCCTGCCTTCGCCTTTGCCGCCCGATCCGCCGATTGACTGGACTCCCGAGCTGCGGGGAAAATTTGACAAGGCATTGCTGGCGCTTGGCCGCCTGGACAGTGTTTCCGTCCTGCTCCCGGAAACATCGCTGTTCATCTACACCTACATTCGGAAGGAGGCTGTTCTTTCCTCCCAAATCGAAGGTACTCAATCATCGCTTTCGGATCTGTTGCTTTTTGAACTCGAACAGCAACCGGGTGTCCCCATGGATGATGTTCAGGAGGTGAGCAACTATGTTACCGCGCTCAATCATGGTCTTGCCCGTTTGGAAGAGGGATTCCCGCTTTCGCTACGTTTGATCAGGGAGATGCACAACGAGCTGCTTTCAAAAGGGAGGGGGAGCGAAAAGCAGCCGGGCGAATTCCGGCGCAGCCAAAACTGGATTGGTGGAACCCGGCCGGGTAATGCTATTTTTGTTCCGCCTTCCCCTGAAAATGTGCAGGAGTGCATGGGCGCGCTTGAGCTTTTCCTGCACGACCAGCCCGCACATACCCCGACCTTGCTAAAGGCCGCCTTGGCCCATGTCCAGTTCGAGACGATCCATCCATTCCTCGATGGCAACGGAAGATTGGGGCGGTTGCTGATCACGTTGCTGCTGTGTGCTGACAAGGTGTTGAAGGCTCCCATGCTGTATTTGAGTCTATACTTTAAAACACACCGGCAACGCTATTACGATCTGCTGAACGAGATCCGCCAAACGGGCGATTGGGAAGCCTGGCTCGATTTTTTCGCCGATGCCGTAATCGAAACTGCCACCCAGGCGGTGGACACCGTCCAGCGGCTTTTGGCTCTGGCGGAAACAGATAGAAGACGAATACAGGAACTTGGCCGCATCTCCGGTTCGGTACAGGTAACGCACCATGCCATGATGGAGCGTCCCATTGCTTCGCCGGTATGGTTGAGGGATAAGACCGGCCTTTCTCTGACAACCATTGGAACCAGCCTTGAGCGACTCGAAGGACTGGGCATTGTCAAAGAACTGACCGGCCAGAAGCGGAATCGTCTTTATGCATATACGCAGTATATTTCCATCATGAATCAGGGGACTGAGCTTTAA
- a CDS encoding nucleotidyl transferase AbiEii/AbiGii toxin family protein, with protein MFNRTYVKQVELLLQVLPLLQKHGCFALKGGTAMNLFVQDMPRLSVDIDLAYLPLVPREDALAGISGALEQLAVEIEAELPGTTVQGQPVAGVTGRLVVNAVNAQIKVEPNFVFRGALFPPETRTLCASAQAEFERFVESRILSEADLYGGKICAALDRQHPRDLFDVHLMFRDPGLTDDIRSAFTVYLAGHPRPMAELLNPNEQPLATIYAAQFAGMAREPVSVETLVETRRRLVRELNDRLTENERLFLLSIKMGAPEWNRLPIEHLEQLPALQWKLRNIGNMESAKHRQAVDELKRVLRL; from the coding sequence ATGTTTAACCGGACCTATGTCAAGCAGGTGGAGCTTCTGCTGCAGGTTTTGCCTTTACTTCAAAAGCATGGTTGTTTCGCGTTGAAGGGCGGAACCGCCATGAATCTTTTTGTTCAGGATATGCCGCGTCTGTCGGTGGATATCGATTTGGCCTACCTGCCACTCGTTCCACGCGAAGATGCGCTGGCCGGGATTTCAGGCGCGTTGGAACAACTTGCCGTTGAGATAGAGGCGGAGCTGCCGGGAACCACGGTTCAGGGTCAGCCGGTGGCCGGAGTGACGGGGCGGCTGGTTGTGAATGCCGTGAATGCCCAGATCAAGGTTGAACCGAACTTTGTGTTTCGCGGGGCTCTGTTTCCGCCGGAAACGCGTACCCTTTGTGCTTCCGCCCAGGCGGAATTCGAACGGTTTGTTGAGAGCCGCATTCTTTCCGAGGCGGATCTGTATGGCGGCAAGATTTGTGCCGCCCTCGACCGGCAGCATCCGCGCGATCTGTTCGATGTCCACCTCATGTTTCGCGACCCGGGGTTGACCGATGATATCCGTTCGGCCTTTACGGTCTATCTGGCCGGGCATCCCCGCCCGATGGCGGAATTACTCAACCCGAATGAACAGCCTCTGGCAACGATCTATGCGGCCCAGTTCGCAGGAATGGCGCGTGAGCCCGTTTCTGTTGAGACGCTCGTCGAGACGCGCCGCCGTCTGGTCAGGGAGCTGAATGACCGGCTAACCGAAAACGAACGGCTTTTCCTGCTGTCGATCAAGATGGGCGCACCCGAATGGAACCGGCTTCCGATCGAACATCTTGAACAGCTGCCGGCCTTGCAGTGGAAGTTGCGCAATATCGGAAACATGGAGAGTGCCAAGCACCGCCAAGCCGTTGACGAACTCAAGCGGGTTCTGCGACTCTGA
- a CDS encoding type IV toxin-antitoxin system AbiEi family antitoxin domain-containing protein, with translation MRIMSSHKISKVNQMLQNLVPGTVLTPAWLADQGVSKDLARRYVASGWLERVGRGAYMRTGDSVDWQGAVHTLQSQLGLTVHVAGLSALQLKGLGHYLSMGEQDSILLFSDGSERLPTWFTVKDWGVEIVHRCAHLFDSSGNLPWASVEHKGFRIRVSPPERAAFEMLYCIADNAAFDHTRTVFEGLGSLRPQEVQKLLEACRSVRVKRLFLWMAKDCAHPWLKYIDPDPVDLGSGKRVVYEGGELDGELLITVPRRKEDADV, from the coding sequence ATGCGAATCATGAGTTCGCATAAAATAAGCAAAGTAAACCAGATGCTGCAAAATCTGGTTCCGGGCACCGTGCTTACGCCAGCTTGGCTGGCAGACCAAGGAGTCTCGAAGGATTTGGCCCGGCGATATGTCGCTTCGGGATGGCTGGAGCGGGTCGGGCGCGGCGCCTATATGCGCACGGGGGATAGCGTCGATTGGCAGGGTGCGGTCCACACCCTCCAAAGCCAGCTTGGATTGACTGTCCATGTTGCAGGGTTAAGTGCGTTGCAACTCAAAGGTCTAGGCCATTACCTCTCGATGGGAGAGCAGGATTCCATTCTGCTGTTCAGCGATGGTTCCGAACGGCTTCCGACCTGGTTTACCGTCAAGGACTGGGGAGTTGAAATCGTGCATCGTTGCGCCCATCTGTTTGATTCGTCCGGGAATCTGCCCTGGGCATCGGTTGAGCACAAGGGGTTCCGGATCAGGGTATCCCCGCCTGAAAGGGCGGCTTTCGAGATGCTCTATTGCATCGCCGACAATGCGGCATTCGATCATACCCGCACCGTATTTGAAGGACTCGGATCGTTGCGCCCGCAGGAGGTTCAGAAACTGCTGGAGGCCTGCCGGTCCGTGCGGGTCAAACGGCTGTTTCTTTGGATGGCGAAAGATTGCGCGCATCCCTGGCTTAAATATATTGATCCGGATCCGGTGGATCTGGGCAGTGGAAAGCGCGTGGTTTACGAAGGGGGCGAACTGGACGGCGAACTGTTGATCACCGTGCCGCGCCGAAAAGAGGACGCCGATGTTTAA
- a CDS encoding DUF4143 domain-containing protein, with amino-acid sequence MTASHCSGVPLAAEASDEVYKLIFMDVGIVNYLCGGQWKDISEATAQVLVNEGPLAEQFVGQHLAYLDRGRPQLNYWLREGRANNAEVDYVISQGTHIMPIEVKAGASGSLKSLQQFMLEKGSEQAIRFDLNPPSKMMVDVKARSGDSVEEVRFELLSLPLYAVEALPLP; translated from the coding sequence GTGACCGCTTCTCATTGCTCGGGGGTTCCGCTTGCGGCAGAGGCCTCGGATGAGGTCTACAAACTGATCTTCATGGATGTCGGTATTGTCAATTACCTGTGCGGCGGACAGTGGAAGGACATATCGGAGGCAACTGCGCAGGTACTGGTGAATGAAGGCCCGCTGGCGGAACAGTTTGTGGGTCAGCATTTGGCCTATTTGGATCGAGGCAGGCCACAGCTCAATTACTGGCTGAGGGAAGGGCGGGCCAACAATGCCGAGGTCGACTATGTCATCTCGCAGGGAACACATATTATGCCCATTGAAGTGAAGGCCGGAGCCAGCGGGTCACTGAAATCGCTTCAGCAGTTTATGTTGGAAAAAGGGAGTGAGCAGGCCATCCGCTTTGACTTGAATCCACCATCAAAAATGATGGTAGACGTCAAGGCGCGATCCGGGGACTCGGTTGAAGAAGTCCGATTCGAACTGCTATCGCTCCCGCTCTATGCCGTAGAGGCTCTGCCATTGCCGTAG
- a CDS encoding ATP-binding protein translates to MKRSVSIFLKDWLANPSRKPLVMRGARQVGKTWLVRDLAKTSSRALIELNFEKQPELAEHFLSNDPARIISDLEADLGLDIHPDNAILFLDEIQAAPALLASLRWFREEMPELPVVAAGSLLDFTLKEHDFSMPVGRIMYCHVEPLSFFEFLDASGNEKLRKTLCTASNTGTLSPRLHERSLELFSEYCITGGLPEIMAAWVEVRNDDRRLQLQQDLIAAYRDDFNKYRKRVPADLLRRVMDAVPKQMGSNFVYNHVDADSGHRNLKQAVEMLTLARVCHRIEHTAANGLPLGAEGNPRLFKMMMVDIGISTAQLGLSRLEARNLNQTVWANKGGLAEQFVGQHLRCLFKPWEEPRLFYWQRTGGRQGELDFIYQHGPHIIPIEVKAGSAGSMKSLHAFMQNKQLPLAVRLDTNPPSVQDLDVRTTTGEQVRYRLVSLPLTMTETLSSAIERSLPQ, encoded by the coding sequence ATGAAACGGTCTGTATCCATATTTCTCAAGGACTGGCTTGCCAACCCGAGCCGCAAACCCTTGGTCATGCGCGGCGCACGGCAGGTGGGAAAGACCTGGCTGGTTCGCGACCTGGCAAAAACAAGCTCCCGGGCACTTATCGAACTGAACTTCGAAAAACAACCTGAACTTGCAGAGCACTTTTTATCCAACGACCCCGCCCGGATCATCTCCGATCTGGAAGCGGATCTTGGTCTGGATATCCATCCCGACAATGCCATCCTGTTTCTGGACGAGATTCAGGCCGCCCCTGCACTGCTGGCATCCTTGCGGTGGTTTCGTGAAGAGATGCCGGAACTCCCGGTGGTTGCCGCCGGCTCCCTGCTGGACTTCACATTGAAAGAACATGACTTCAGCATGCCGGTCGGACGGATCATGTACTGCCATGTTGAGCCGCTATCTTTTTTTGAGTTCCTTGACGCATCGGGCAATGAAAAACTGCGCAAGACGCTGTGCACGGCCAGCAACACCGGAACCCTCTCCCCCCGTCTGCATGAACGGTCGCTGGAGCTCTTCTCTGAATACTGTATTACGGGCGGACTTCCGGAAATCATGGCGGCATGGGTGGAGGTTCGGAATGACGACCGGCGGTTGCAGCTCCAGCAGGATCTGATTGCCGCCTACCGGGATGACTTTAACAAATACAGAAAGCGCGTTCCCGCCGATCTGCTACGTCGTGTCATGGATGCGGTTCCCAAACAAATGGGAAGCAACTTTGTGTACAATCATGTGGACGCGGATTCCGGCCACCGCAATCTCAAACAGGCCGTCGAAATGCTGACGCTGGCACGAGTCTGCCATCGCATTGAGCACACCGCAGCCAACGGACTCCCCCTCGGAGCCGAAGGCAATCCCCGCCTCTTTAAAATGATGATGGTCGACATTGGAATCAGCACCGCTCAACTGGGACTGTCCAGATTGGAAGCTCGCAACCTGAACCAAACCGTTTGGGCCAACAAAGGGGGGCTGGCAGAACAGTTCGTCGGCCAGCATCTCCGCTGCCTGTTCAAACCCTGGGAAGAGCCGCGACTGTTCTATTGGCAGCGAACCGGCGGACGGCAGGGGGAACTCGACTTTATCTACCAGCATGGCCCGCACATCATTCCAATCGAGGTAAAAGCGGGTAGCGCCGGTTCGATGAAATCATTGCATGCATTCATGCAGAACAAGCAACTGCCTCTCGCTGTACGGCTGGACACCAATCCTCCCTCGGTTCAAGACCTGGACGTTCGCACAACAACCGGCGAGCAAGTCCGCTATCGCCTGGTCTCCCTTCCACTAACCATGACCGAAACTCTCTCCTCGGCAATTGAACGCTCCTTACCGCAGTAA